One Ostrea edulis chromosome 2, xbOstEdul1.1, whole genome shotgun sequence genomic region harbors:
- the LOC125680574 gene encoding sodium-coupled monocarboxylate transporter 1-like, which produces MVAETCQKVCELCPGEKIGTFVAVDYVLFALVLVVSALIGVFYVIKEFRAAKQMTSDDVLMGGRDIGIFPIAMSLMASFMGAITVLGTPTEMYNNNTSYWISGMAMLITVPLTNHIFLPFFHNLSLTSAYEYLERRFSKSVRVLASVIFTLNMLLYMGVVLYAPSLALNQVTGLKLEFSITIIGLVCTFYTALGGLRAVVWTDTFQTFVVIAGLIAIIAQGSIDLGGFGNIWKIANNGNRIFFIDWSGDPTTRHSIWSLVIGSTFGQLTIYAANQTMIQRYLAIKEIKNSQRALYLSLPLTVILSTVVCMVGLVIYATYHECDPYLLGQVHARDQLLPFMVMDRLTFLPGLPGLFVACLFSASLSSISSGLNALAIVILEDILKSYWERTDSAPSGKIQTRLAKILGFVAGGWVIGIAFIAQYLGQTVLQIMLSIFGMVGGPLLGLFISGIFFPFINAPGALCGLILSAVLTFWVGVGGTVLLPVPPVTGVSTAKCDMYPKNCNGTVFNSTNLNFTSTPMVTTMNTAAMETTIGTEATQSLDDYLWIYRLSYLYYALFAVIISLLTGIIVTAISNRFTDMNTPDDIEAKYVHRWVDRVFCYLPLGCQKVNRLQKWKQSDIPTISGDFHDNPIAADIELDERKTYRNGASYSVSDTNNGTRL; this is translated from the exons ATGGTGGCGGAGACTTGTCAGAAAGTCTGTGAGCTTTGTCCGGGGGAGAAGATTGGAACCTTTGTGGCCGTGGATTATGTTCTGTTCGCCCTTGTTTTAGTCGTCTCAGCTCTCATCGGGGTCTTCTATGTGATTAAGGAGTTCCGGGCCGCTAAACAGATGACGTCAGACGATGTTCTCATGGGAGGAAGGGATATTGGTATTTTCCCCATCGCCATGTCCTTAATGGCCAGCTTTATGGGAGCCATCACAGTGCTAGGGACCCCCACGGAGATGTATAACAATAACACAAGCTACTGGATCTCGGGCATGGCCATGCTGATCACAGTGCCACTGACAAACCATATTTTCTTGCCATTCTTCCACAATTTGTCTTTAACGTCTGCGTACGAG tATTTGGAGAGAAGATTCAGTAAATCAGTACGGGTTTTAGCTTCtgtgatatttacattaaaCATG CTTTTATATATGGGCGTGGTACTATATGCTCCATCCTTAGCCCTAAATCAag TTACGGGTCTGAAATTGGAATTCTCAATCACAATAATTGGACTCGTTTGTACGTTTTATACTGCTTTG GGTGGGCTCCGTGCAGTGGTGTGGACGGACACCTTCCAAACATTCGTCGTTATAGCGGGGCTGATCGCCATCATCGCTCAAGGTTCCATAGACCTGGGTGGATTTGGGAATATCTGGAAGATCGCGAACAACGGCAATCGTATTTTCTTCATTGA TTGGAGTGGAGATCCTACAACTCGACATTCTATTTGGTCTCTTGTAATTGGTTCAACATTCGGTCAGCTGACAATTTACGCAGCCAATCAAACCATGATTCAAAGATATCTCGccattaaagaaataaaaaattccCAAAG GGCATTGTACCTCAGTTTGCCGCTGACCGTGATTTTGTCCACAGTGGTTTGTATGGTCGGACTTGTGATATATGCCACATACCACGAATGTGACCCGTACTTGCTTGGTCAGGTACATGCCAGAGATCAG TTGTTGCCTTTCATGGTGATGGATAGGTTGACTTTCTTACCGGGACTACCAGGGTTGTTTGTAGCTTGTCTGTTTAGTGCATCTCTAAGTTCAATTTCATCCGGGCTGAATGCTCTCGCCATTGTCATTCTGGAGGACATATTGAAATCATACTGGGAGAGAACAGATTCAGCACCATCTGGCAAAATTCAGACCAGATTAGCCAAAATACTAG GCTTTGTAGCAGGCGGTTGGGTCATAGGCATCGCTTTTATTGCTCAGTACCTCGGACAAACTGTTTTACAG ATTATGTTGAGTATATTTGGAATGGTGGGTGGACCGCTGCTCGGCCTCTTCATTTCTGGAATATTTTTCCCTTTCATTAACGCACCA GGAGCTCTTTGTGGTCTGATCTTAAGTGCGGTCCTAACGTTTTGGGTGGGCGTTGGTGGTACAGTGTTACTTCCTGTTCCGCCGGTTACAGGAGTAAGCACCGCTAAGTGTGATATGTATCCTAAAAACTGCAATGGTACCGTATTCAATTCCACGAATCTGAACTTTACATCCACACCCATGGTGACCACTATGAATACCGCTGCTATGGAAACGACGATAGGCACAGAAGCGACACAGTCATTGGACGACTATTT atgGATATACAGATTGTCATATTTATATTATGCTTTATTTGCGGTGATAATCTCGCTACTTACTGGCATAATTGTAACCGCCATTTCAAATAGATTTACAG ATATGAACACACCTGATGATATTGAAGCAAAGTACGTTCACAGGTGGGTCGATCGGGTCTTTTGTTATTTACCTCTTGGATGCCAAAAGGTCAACAGACTTCAAAAATGGAAACAG AGTGATATACCCACGATTTCTGGAGATTTTCATGACAACCCAATAGCAGCTGACATTGAGCTGGATGAACGAAAAACTTATAGAAATGGAGCATCATACTCTGTGTCGGACACAAATAACGGGACTCGCCTATAA